From Mucilaginibacter gotjawali:
CGTCATCTGGATCTCTGTTTTGCCACCGGCATCTGTCAGTTCCCAGATGATTTTGGTGTTTTTCCACTCTTCCGGGTTTTTGAGCAGATCTAAATGACAGTCGATGGTATGCCATGCTATTTTTCTTCCCGGAATAAATTCACTTATGTTAAATGTAGACCATGTTTTACCAAAATGAACGGAGAACTGGTCGTTTAACCGATGTGATGGACCTTTAACTTCATTGGCCCACCACGAAGAAACCTGGCTGATGCCGGCGAATGCTTCAAGTAAAGGCCGGTTAACCAAGATGCTGCATTGATAGCTCTGCTGTTCCATGATATTTTATTTATTGTTAATGAGTGATCACATTCTTAATGTCCTCGTTACGGTTACGCAAATCAAGGCCGCCTTCCAGTACGGATTTCAGGTTGGTGAGGTAGAATATCCAGCCTTTGGAGTCGCCCACATAATGCCGCCTGATGGTCTCTTCGTCGGTGGGCAGGTTGCTCTCGATCAGCTCCACGATGGTTTCGTTTTGTTCCGAATAAATGGTGATGGTAACCGGGCAGCCTTTGGAAAAGGTAAAGCTGAAAACATCTTTTCCATTTACTTTTAATATTTTCCCGGTGATGAGCACCAAACCAGGTTTATTCGCTGAATAGCAAGTGTAGCTGTCATTTACCTGCGCCGGTGAATCATCGGGGCGTTGGGCGCCGTTTTCATCGGTAAACACAAGGCCGCCTAAAAACCAGGCTTTAAGCCCCGCGGCGGTTGTCCAGGCGCGGTAAGCGTTTTCAATACTTGTTTTAATGTTCACCCGAAGTTTGAATTGACTAAAATCGGTTTCTGTTAATTGTGCCATTGTCGTAATTGTTTGATTTATAAGACAAAGGTATACTAACCTTAAAGCCGGGATTTATCGAAAATGGAGAATTTTATTCGCCTTTTCGGTAATAAGAGGGTGCGGTACCAAAACGGTTCTTAAAAAGTACACTGAAGGAAAAAACGCTTTCAAAACCGATGGTTTGGCAAACATCATTAATGGGCATTGGGGTAGTTTCCAGCAGTTCTTTTGCTTTTTTAAGTTTCAGGTCAATGAGGAATTGGTGCGGGGTGATCATGTACACCTGTTTAAACATCCTCAAAAAATGCTGGCTGTTCATCGCAGCTATGGATGAGATATCCTCAAGCGTGATGTCGGTTTGATAGTTTTGCTCCATCCAGTCTTTTGCCGAAGCCACGCGTTTAAAAATTTCGAGCCGGGTGGATGCCTTCACCGCCTGGATGTTTTGCGAACGTTTGTAAGCGTCCTGGTTTTTCAGCAGCAACGCTTCAAACAGGTTACGGATCGTCATATCCGCCGTTAGCGAGGCAAATGACGAGCAGCTGGCACCCAGGTCAATCAGCGATAAAATGGTCTGGTGCAAATTATCGTCGGCGTGGATCCTTTCCAGGTACGAGAAATCGTAGGGTAAATTATCAAAAGGTTTCTCCAGCATTACCTCATCGCCAAACTCCAGGCTATACTGTACCAGGTCGGGCAGCCGGGAGTTGAAAAATAAAAGCACCGGCGCTGATTCGCTTTCTGTCGCTCTTACCGCCAATGTACTGCCACGGTTGATAAAAAACACTTTATTGGCATCCACCTGGTTCTTCGCGCTGTTTACGTAGTAATTACATTTCCCTTTGCCGGTCATCAGTAACCCTATGCCTGATGTGTGTTCATCACATTCATAGGGCCTGTGTAAATTTTCGGCAAACAGAAAATGATCTCCATAAACCGGCGGCAAGATGCCGTTATCAAAATTAAACGACGGTGGCAGCGGGCGGATGAGCATGCTGGGTGCTTTTATAGGCTAAGATAAGGTTTTTGGGATAATAGGCGTTTTAGCATCGCGATTTCAAAACATAAAATTGTTATTGCATTTAACCATCGAAATTCTTAACTTTTTTGCAAAAGATGTTTAAACTATATTATGATTGATAAGTTTACAATATGGTAGATTGGTATAGGCAAAAAAGTTGGTCAAAAGAAGACGAAGAATATTTTTTTAAAAGGCTTGAGCGTGCGAGAAAAGACGGGAGAGCCCAATATTTAAAAATACAAGCGATAGAATTGGTTGAAACTAAGAACGCGTTCCTTCTGGATGTTGCCGAATCATTAATTGCTAAATTATTTTCTGAATATCCTGATGACCAATTTAATCGGCCAGGGGCATTATTTGCATTAGGTAATATTTATCAACTTAGAAATGATTATGACAAGGCAATCGAGTTTTATAAACATGCCATTGATTTTGAGGTGATATTCCCGCGAGTACAAACACAGGCTTACATTTATTACGCTGAACTAGTAGTTAAAACAGCGAAAACTCATTTTTATGACGCTGTCGAAAAGATTCTTCTTGAAAAAATGCCCGGTGTTTTGTTCCCTATTGAAAAATACAAAGGATATTCAATTCTATGCATTATAAACAAATACAAGTGCAATACAGAACGGGCGGCACATTTTGAAATTTTAGCTGAAGAAAACGCTAGCAAAGAAACTTCGACCCTTAGGTATCATAAGTACTTAGGAATTGTAAAAGACCGTGATAGCTGGTTAGATAAATTAGTTCGAAAAAAATAATTTAACAAACTGAATTCTAAAATAATCATCCGATTGAACCTCAACAAAAAACCCGGCCAAAATGACCGGGTTTAAATCGCTGTGCGGAAGAAGGGACTCGAACCCCCACGCCTCGCGGCGCCAGATCCTAAGTCTGGTGCGGCTACCAATTACGCCACTTCCGCGTTTTTGATTTTTAAGAGGCTGCAAAGATAGGTTTTATTGCGAAATAAAGAAATATATTTTTAGTTGATTAGGTGAGGAGTTGATTAAGTTTCTTGCAAAGCGTTAATTGACTGTCAATTTAAGTATCTTCTAACTCAATCAACTTAATCCAACTTAGTCAACCAATCAACCAAATCTTTGAAATAAGCCCCGGCGTGCGACAATCGGCTTCCATACCAGGAGAACATTTCGCCGTCAACAAGCCTGATGATAGCCTTGGGCACAATTGCTCTTAGTTCATCTATATGTTTGTCTTTAAAAGGATAAGGTTCGGAGGATAATAAGATGACATCAGGATTTGTCGCTATCAGTGTTTTAGCATCAATTTCGGGATACCGGTCCTCGTCAAAAGCGTTTACCAGCCCACAGCGCAGCAGCATATCGTCAATAAAAGTATTTTTTCCGGCAATCATATAAGGTTTTCGCCAGATAAAATAAGCGGTTTTAAGATTTGATTGCTGAATTGTTTTTTGGTTGAATTGTTGGGCTATTTGGCTTGAAAGGATTTTAGCTTCCGGTCCCTTTCCGGTGAGCGCTCCTACCCTTTCAATCATATCAAGCGCGTCGTCAAAACTATAAATATCGCTGATCCAAACCGGGCAAAAATTTATAAGTTCTTCAACTTGGTTTTGCTCGTTTTCTTCTTTGTTGGCAATAATCAGGTCGGGCTTCAGCGCTTTTATCTTTTCGATATCAAGCTGCTTGGTACCTCCAACTTTTTCAACGCTTCCAACCTTATCAGCCGGGTGGATACAAAACTTCGTGATGCCCACAATTTTTTCATCCAATCCCAAATAAAACAACAATTCGGTTTGTGAGGGTACAATGGAGATGATCCGTTTGGGGACGGATGGCAGGTTTATTTCACGGTTTAGCTGGTCGTGGTATCCTAGCATTTTTCCTTGTTTGTTGAAAGGTTGTAATGTTGGAAAGTTGAAAGGTTAGCTCTCCAAATAAAAAAATGACGTAATGACACAATGACCAATCCTTACTGATTATAGATCTGGTAAATCCCCGACACGCTCCTAGCCGATTCTGATCCCACCACCACCGCGGTGATCTTCTTATCGATCATCAGTTGCTCGGCGTTGTGAATAAACTCATTTTCATTCACAAATATCGGCGTTTTGGTCATCATTTCTGTGACAGTGAGCGATGTTGTATCCGGGTGGCGTATCAGAGCGCGGCGAAGGTCGCCGTCAGTAACAATGCCTTTTACATGGCCAGGATCGCCAACAATCACCATCCCCAGCCTGCCTTCTGACATACGGAGCAATAGCTCAGTAAACGTAGCTTCTTCATTGATAAAAGGCAAATTATCGGTGCGCATGAGGTCTTTTACTTTTACCAGCAGTTTACGGCCTAAGCTGCCGCCAGGATGAAAACGCGCAAAATCTTCATGCTGAAATCCACGCGATTCCATTAATGCCACCGCCAGCGCATCGCCCATAACAAGTGCCGCCGTGGTAGATGAAGTTGGCGCCAGCGCGAGCGGACAGGCCTCCTGCTGAATGGCAATATTCAAATGGTAATGGCTGTTTTTAGCCACGGTTGAATTTGGGTTGCCTGTGATACCGATGATCTCATTTTTATTCCACTGTAAAAAGGGGATCAGTTTAAGCACCTCATCTGTTTCACCCGAGTAAGAGATCAGGATTACCATATCATCGCTACCCACCATGCCCAGGTCGCCATGAAAAGCTTCGCCGGGGTGAAGGAAAAAGCTGGGTGTACCTGTACTTGCAAAAGTGGCCGCTATTTTTTTACCAATGAGACCCGATTTACCTATACCAATGACAATCACCTTACCGTCTGTATTTAAAATAGCTTCCACCACTTTGGTAAACTGCTCGTCAATCGCATCCGCTACAGCATGTAACGATTCAATTTCAATATCAAAAACCCTTTTTGCAATTTCTTTCATGTTTGTCTGAATCAGAATTTTCAGAATTTAATAATTAACAGAATATTGGGGAGTTAGTGCTTCAATAATTAAACATAATAGCCAGAATTGATGAATTCTGAAAATTCAAAAATTCTGAAAATTCTGATTCAGACAAGTGGCTCCATTACTTTTTCCAGCTCATGCAACCTCACCATATTCGGGCCGTCGCTTAAGGCATGGTCAGGATCGGGGTGTGTTTCCATAAAGTAACCGCTTGCCCCAAAGGCTTTTGCTGCCAGCGCCATCATCGGTACAAATGTACGGTCGCCGCCGGTTTTGCCACCTGCTCCGCCCGGCCGCTGCACCGAATGGGTGCAATCCATACAAATGGGGTGCCCGAAAGCTTTCATATCATAAATATTTCTGAAATCAACGGCCAGGTTATTATAACCGTACATATTGCCGCGCTCGGTTAATATTACCTGCTCATTGCCGGCCTCCAGCACCTTTTGCGCCGGGTAAAACATATCCTGCCCCGAAAGAAACTGTGCTTTTTTGATGTTTACAATTTTACCGGTTTTAGCAGCAGCAACGAGCAAATCAGTTTGCCGGCATAAAAACGCAGGAATTTGTAAGATATCCACCACCTCGCCAACAAGGGCCGCCTGGTAGCTTTCGTGTATATCTGTAGTTAAAGGCAGCCCGAAACGTTCTTTAACTTTCAGCAGCATTTCCATGCCTTTTTCAAGCCCAGGGCCACGGTAGGAATGGATAGAAGTTCGGTTGGCCTTGTCAAACGAGGCTTTAAAGATCACCGGCACATTAAACTTTTGGCCCAGTTCGGCCACTTTTTCGGCAACGGTGTAAAGCAGTTCCTGGTTTTCCATTACACATGGACCCAATATAAAAAACGGCTTTTGCCGCATCTGTTCAAATAGCATATAATGTGAAATAATGTGTAAATATGAGAATATTTTTCACAAGTCCGAAAGTCCGGAAAGTCCGAAAGTCGGAAAGTAGCTGCGGCTGTCGTGTTTTTCATTTTCGTCACAATCTACTTGTAAACCATTTTTCTTCTTCCGGGCTTTCGGACTTTCCGACTTTCGGACTAACTTTACCACATGAATTATTTTGATTTTTACGGCATAAAG
This genomic window contains:
- a CDS encoding SRPBCC family protein, which codes for MAQLTETDFSQFKLRVNIKTSIENAYRAWTTAAGLKAWFLGGLVFTDENGAQRPDDSPAQVNDSYTCYSANKPGLVLITGKILKVNGKDVFSFTFSKGCPVTITIYSEQNETIVELIESNLPTDEETIRRHYVGDSKGWIFYLTNLKSVLEGGLDLRNRNEDIKNVITH
- the kdsA gene encoding 3-deoxy-8-phosphooctulonate synthase, whose amino-acid sequence is MLFEQMRQKPFFILGPCVMENQELLYTVAEKVAELGQKFNVPVIFKASFDKANRTSIHSYRGPGLEKGMEMLLKVKERFGLPLTTDIHESYQAALVGEVVDILQIPAFLCRQTDLLVAAAKTGKIVNIKKAQFLSGQDMFYPAQKVLEAGNEQVILTERGNMYGYNNLAVDFRNIYDMKAFGHPICMDCTHSVQRPGGAGGKTGGDRTFVPMMALAAKAFGASGYFMETHPDPDHALSDGPNMVRLHELEKVMEPLV
- a CDS encoding helix-turn-helix transcriptional regulator, yielding MLIRPLPPSFNFDNGILPPVYGDHFLFAENLHRPYECDEHTSGIGLLMTGKGKCNYYVNSAKNQVDANKVFFINRGSTLAVRATESESAPVLLFFNSRLPDLVQYSLEFGDEVMLEKPFDNLPYDFSYLERIHADDNLHQTILSLIDLGASCSSFASLTADMTIRNLFEALLLKNQDAYKRSQNIQAVKASTRLEIFKRVASAKDWMEQNYQTDITLEDISSIAAMNSQHFLRMFKQVYMITPHQFLIDLKLKKAKELLETTPMPINDVCQTIGFESVFSFSVLFKNRFGTAPSYYRKGE
- a CDS encoding KpsF/GutQ family sugar-phosphate isomerase; this translates as MKEIAKRVFDIEIESLHAVADAIDEQFTKVVEAILNTDGKVIVIGIGKSGLIGKKIAATFASTGTPSFFLHPGEAFHGDLGMVGSDDMVILISYSGETDEVLKLIPFLQWNKNEIIGITGNPNSTVAKNSHYHLNIAIQQEACPLALAPTSSTTAALVMGDALAVALMESRGFQHEDFARFHPGGSLGRKLLVKVKDLMRTDNLPFINEEATFTELLLRMSEGRLGMVIVGDPGHVKGIVTDGDLRRALIRHPDTTSLTVTEMMTKTPIFVNENEFIHNAEQLMIDKKITAVVVGSESARSVSGIYQIYNQ
- a CDS encoding ABC transporter substrate-binding protein is translated as MLGYHDQLNREINLPSVPKRIISIVPSQTELLFYLGLDEKIVGITKFCIHPADKVGSVEKVGGTKQLDIEKIKALKPDLIIANKEENEQNQVEELINFCPVWISDIYSFDDALDMIERVGALTGKGPEAKILSSQIAQQFNQKTIQQSNLKTAYFIWRKPYMIAGKNTFIDDMLLRCGLVNAFDEDRYPEIDAKTLIATNPDVILLSSEPYPFKDKHIDELRAIVPKAIIRLVDGEMFSWYGSRLSHAGAYFKDLVDWLTKLD
- a CDS encoding tetratricopeptide repeat protein gives rise to the protein MVDWYRQKSWSKEDEEYFFKRLERARKDGRAQYLKIQAIELVETKNAFLLDVAESLIAKLFSEYPDDQFNRPGALFALGNIYQLRNDYDKAIEFYKHAIDFEVIFPRVQTQAYIYYAELVVKTAKTHFYDAVEKILLEKMPGVLFPIEKYKGYSILCIINKYKCNTERAAHFEILAEENASKETSTLRYHKYLGIVKDRDSWLDKLVRKK